GACCTACGGCCACATCTATCACCAGAACGAAGTGGAGCAGTCCAAGCACAATTTCGAGGTCAGCAACCCCGAGATGCTGCTGCGCCATTTCAACGATTTTGAGGGCCAGTGCAAGGCCATGCTGGAGCAGAACCTGCCCTGGCCCGCCTACGACTACTGCCTCAAGTGTTCCCACACCTTCAACCTGCTGGATGCGCGCGGCGCCATCTCCATCACGGAGCGTGCCGGATATATCGGCCGTGTGCGCGCTCTGGCTGCAGGCGTGGCCAAACTGTATGTGGCCCAGCGTGAAGAGCTGGGGTATCCGATGCTCAACACCGAGGCGAGGTAAGGCATGGCGACCTTTGTGCTTGAAATTGGCAGCGAAGAACTGCCTGCCCGTTTTTTGGCCGGCGAAGAAGCCGAACTGGCCGCCCGTTTCACCGCGGCCCTGCAGGAAGCCAGTGTGGAACACGGCGCCCTGCGTACCATGAGCACGCCGCGTCGTGCCATCGTCATCATCGAGGACGTGAACCCCGTGCAGCAGGAGCGCGAGGAAGAAGTGGCCGGCCCGCCGGTGCGTGTGGCCTTTGCCGCTGACGGCACGCCCACCAAAGCCCTGGAAGGCTTTGCCCGCACCAACGGCGTGAGCGTGGACGATGTGTACCGCATCACCACCGAAAAGGGCGAATATGTGGCCGTGCGCAAGCGCATCGGCGGCGCTGCCGTGGCGGACCTGCTGGCCGGGATCTGCCCCGCCGTCATCACCTCCCTGCCGTTCGGCAAGCGTATGCGCTGGGGCAGCAATACCCTGGCCTATGCCCGCCCGCTGCGCTGGATCGTGGCCCTGCTGGATGATGCCGTGGTGCCCTTCACCGTGGGGCCCGTGGCTTCCGGTCGCGAGACCATGGGCCACCGCATCCACGGTCATGGCCCCTTCAGCGTGGCCCATGCCGACGACCTGCTGGCCGTCCTGGAGGAAAAGGGCGGCCTGACGCCCGATGCCGCCGACCGCCGCAAGATCATCGTGGAAGGCGGGGACGCCCAGGCTGCCGCCATCGGCGGCAAGGTGCTGTGGCGTGACGGCCTGCTGGACGAGGTGCAGGGCCTGACCGAGCATCCCGTGCCCCTGCTGGCCGACTTTGATCCGTCCTATCTGGAAGTCCCCCGCGAAGTGCTGCTCACCAGCATGGAAAGCCATCAGAAAAGCTTCGGTATCGAGGCCGCCGACGGCAGCCTCATGCCGCACTTCCTGACCGTGCTCAACATCTCCCCCGAGGACATGAGCCTGGTCAAGCACGGCTGGGAACGCGTGCTGCGTGCCCGCCTGGAAGATGCCCGCTTCTTCTGGCATGCCGACCTGCGCGACAATTTCGACCACTGGCTGGAAAAGCTGGATCACGTCATCTTCATCGGCCGTCTGGGCACCATGGGCGAGAAGACCCGCCGTCTGGAGGCCCTGTGCCGCTGGCTGGCCGGCAACGTGGCCCGGGGCCAGGTGAGCGCCGAAGACGCCGCCCGCGCCGGGCGTCTGTCCAAGGCCGACCTGGTGACCGGCATGGTGGGCGAATTCGACACCCTGCAGGGCATCATGGGCGGCATCTACGCCGGGCGCAAGGGCGAGAGCCCGGTGGTGGCCCAGGCCCTGCGCGAACAGTATCTGCCCGCCGGTCCCGACAGCCCCGTGCCCGCCAGCCTGTGCGGTGCCCTGCTGTCCATGGCCGACAAGGCCGACACCCTGGTGGGCTGCTTCGGCCTGGGCATGATCCCCACCGGCGCCGCCGACCCCAATGCCCTGCGTCGCTGTGCGCTGGGCATCATCCGCATCGCCCTGGAGTTCGACCTGCACTTCGACATCCGTCAGCTGTTCGCCCGTGCACACGAGCTCTATGGTGACCGCCCGTGGAAGCTGGCGCCGCAGGAAGCCTTGGACAAGCTGCTGGACTTCTTTGCGGGCCGTGTGCGCAATTACTGGCAGAACCGTGGCGAAGACAGCCTGCTGGTGGATGCCGCCCTGGGCGCCGGTGTGGCTGATGTCTGCCAGTGCGGGGCCCGTCTGGCCGCCCTTGCCCGGTTCAGCAGGGAAGCCGGCTATGCCGAGGCCGTGCAGACCTTCAAGCGTGTGGCCAACATCGTCCGCAAGCAGGGCGCGGCTGAACAGCTTGCCGCTGCCTGGCAGGCTGACCTGCTGCAGGAAGATGCCGAAAAGGCCCTGGCCGCCACGCTGGATGATCTGCTGCCGCGTCTGGACAGCCTGTGGGAGGCCGGCGACCATGCCGCCGCCCTCGAGACGCTGCTGGAAGTCCGTCCCGTGGTGGATGCCTTCTTCGACGGCGTCATGGTCATGTGCGATGATGCGGCGCTGCGCGCCAACCGCCTGGCCATGCTCAATGCCCTGGGCACCCGGTTTGCTCGGCTGGCGGATTTTGCCGCCCTGCAGATCTAAAATGTGGCAAGGGGCACCGCCCCTTGCATGAAAATGCGCCAATATGGCCGCAGAGCTTGACAGATACGCCATGCTCTGCTAAGAATCCGTCTTCACACGAAGGCACTATACCTGCATTGCAGGCCAAAATATCGGAGGAATACCGTGGCTAACCATAAGTCTGCCATCAAGCGTCATAAGCAGAGCCTGAAACACGCCGCCCGCAACCGCGCTGCCCGTACCCGCGTGAAGAACGCCGTCAAGGCTGTGCGCGCCGCCATCACCGGCAACGACAAGGAACAGGCCAGCAGCGCTCTGACTGTTGCCGCTTCCGTGCTGGCCAAGGCTGCCGGCAAGGGCGCCATGCACTGGAAGAAGGCCGCCCGCAAGCTGTCCCGCCTGTCCCGCGCCGTCAACGCCATCGACGCCCAGTAGCACGGCTGCACCGGTCGCCGTTATTTGTCCTTGACGGGCACGGCCGGGTAACGTAATATTTCAAACATGCGCTCGTAGCTCAGCTGGATAGAGCAACAGGCTACGAACCTGTAGGCCAGGAGTTCGAATCTCTTCGGGCGCACCACCACAAAGACAAGCGGTCGGCTGTTATGGTCGGCCGCTTTTTTGCATTGCTCCTGTTGCGGATCTTTGGCATGGCCGGCATCCGTCGGGACCTGTCCGTGCTGCCGCGCCGTCCACGGGACAGCGGGCTCCTTGCGCATGTCCTGCGGGTCCGCGCCGGGTGGCAGGAGGGCCGCGGGCCCCGGCAGGCATCGGTGCCGCTCACCGGCCTGCGGCGCCGGATGCCGCCCCCAGAGGACCGTGGAAAAGGGCCAGCATGCCCGCAGACAACCGGAAAGGGAAGGATTTGCCCATGAAACGACACCATGAGACGCCGCTGACGGATCCTGACGCCCCCGACCGGGAAGGGACTGTTCCCTGTGCTGCGCCCGTGCCGCCGCCGCACCGGCAGCGCGTGCGCGAAACGGACAGCGGTCTGCGTCTGCTGTTCGATCTTTCCCAGGTCATCGACCATTCCCGGGACATCGGCCACAGCCTGGAGGCGGCGCTCTCCCTGATGGCGAAACATCTGCACATGATGCGGGGCATGATCACCCTCGTGTCCCCCCATACCGGCGAGATACGCATCGAGGTGGCGCACGGTCTGAATCCAGCCGAACAGCGGCGGGGCCACTATGCCCTGGGCGAGGGCGTCACGGGGCGCGTCATCCAGAGCGGCCAGCCCATGGTCGTGTCCAATGTCTCGGCCAGTCCCATCTTTTTGAACCGCACCCGCTCCCGTGACCTGCAGAAAGATACCATCGCCTTCATCTGTGTGCCCATCAAATTCGAGGACGAGGTCCTGGGCGCCCTTTCCGTGGACCGGGTCTTCGCGGATGCCGTGACGCTGGAAGAGGATGAACACATCCTGACCATCATCGCATCCATGATCGCGCATGTGGCCAGGGCGCGGCAGAACGTCATGGACGAGCGCGTGGCGGCCATCGAAGAGAACATGCGCCTGCGCAACGCCCTGTCCGCACCGCTGCGTCCGCATGGTTTTGTCGGCAATTCCGATGCCATGCGCCTTGTTTACGAACAGATCTCACAGGTGGCGCCTTCCACCACGACGGTGCTGCTGTACGGTGAGAGCGGTACGGGCAAGGAGCTGGCCGCCCATGCCATCCATTCCGCCGGCAAGCGGAACAAGGGCCCGTTCATTTCGCTGAACTGTGCGGCCCTGCCGGAAAATCTCATCGAAAGCGAATTGTTCGGCCATGAGAAAGGGGCCTTCACCGGTGCTTCGGGCATGCGCAAGGGGCGGTTCGAACTGGCGGACGGCGGGACGCTCTTTCTTGATGAGGTCGGGGAACTTTCCCTCCTGACGCAGGCCAAGCTGCTCCGCGTCCTGCAGGAGCGCTGCTTCGAGCGTCTGGGCGGGACAGAGAGCCTCACCGTGGACGTGCGCATCATCACGGCCACCAACCGGGATCTGTCCCGCATGGTGGAGGAGGGCACCTTCCGCCGCGACCTGTATTACCGCCTGAACGTTTTTCCCATCCACATGCCGCCCCTGCGCGAGCGGCAGAACGACATCCAGCCGCTGGCCGCCTACTTTGCGGACAAATATGCTGCGGCCAACGGGCGCACAGGCATCCGCATCTCGCTGGCCGTCATGGACATGCTGCAGCGCTATGCCTGGCCCGGCAACATCCGCGAGCTGGAAAACGTCATGGAGCGGGCGGTGCTCCTGGTCGGCCCGGAGGGCCTGATCCTGCCCCAGCACCTGCCGCGTGAACTGCACAGCACGCACTGTCCGTTCGGGGCGGCCGCGCACAAGGCGGCAGCGGATCCCCATGCCGCGCCGGGCAGCCTTCAGGATCGCCTCGACGAGCTGGAACGGGCCTGCATCACGGATGCCCTTGCCCGACACAAAGGACATGTGGGCCATGCGGCCCAGGCCCTGGGGCTCACGGAGCGTGTCATGGCCCTGCGCATGAAGAAGCACGGCATCAGTTACAAGGAATTCCGCCAGCATTGATGCGGGGATCTTCTCTGGCAGGATGCGGCCGCACAACATGGCTGATGGCCGCAGATCCCTTGACGGAACGGCATAAAAAAGGCCCGCTGGAAAAAACTCCGGCGGGCCTTATGCATAGGAGCGCTTCGTGCCTTCCCCGCGCTCCGGTATGCTTGAGCGGAAAATGCCGGGCGTTGTGCCTGCCCGTGGAAAAAATGACCGCTGGGGGGGGCGCCGGCCGCTGACGCCGCCGGGCCCTCCCCCAAGCGCTCCTTACAAACGCAGCTCCTGCAAACGTTCCAGGGCCTCGGTGGTGTCCGCTTCGCTGCCGAAGGCGGTGAAGCGCACATAGCCTTCGCCGCTGGGGCCGAAGCCCGCACCGGGGGTGCAGACCAGGGACGTGCGCGACAGCAGAAGGTCGAAAAACTCCCAGGAGCCCATGCCGTCAGGTGTCCTTACCCAGATGTAGGGGGCATGGATGCCGCCATAGCAGGCAAGGCCCATGCCTTCGATACCGGAACGGATGCGGGCCGCATTGGCCATGTAGGCCGCGATGGTGGCACGGACCTGTTCCTGTCCCTCCGGGCTGTAGACGGCTTCGGCGGCACGCTGCACGATGTAGGGGCACCCGTTGTACTTGGTGCTCTGGCGGCGCTTCCACATGTCCTGCAGGCGGATGCGGGCTCCGTCCGGGCCGGGGATGGTCACCGCGGCCGGGATGGTGGTGAAGGCGCAGCGCAGGCCCGTGAAGCCCGCTGTCTTGGAGAAGGAGCGGCATTCCACGGCCACTTCCTCGGCACCGGGGATCTCGAAGATGCTGTGCGGCACATCGCCTTCCGTATCCCTGATGAAGGCCTCGTAGGCCGCATCATAGATGATGAGGGCCCCGTGGCGGCGGGCATAGTCCACCCAGGCGGCCAGGGCATCCCTGTGCAGCACCGTGCCGGTGGGATTGTTGGGGTAGCAGAGATAGATGATGTCGGGCACCGCAGCGGGGAAGTCCGGCACGAAATCGTTGGCTTCCGTGCAGGGCAGGTAGATGAGGTCGCTCCAGCGATCGCCCGTCCACCGGCCCGCGCGGCCCGCCATGGCATTGGAATCCACATAGACGGGATAGACCGGATCCGTGACCGCCACACGGCAGGAAAGGGAGAACAGCTCCTGGATGTTGGCCACATCGCACTTGGATCCGTCACTGACGAAGATGTCCGAGGCGTCCATCTGCACGCCGCGGGCCCGGTAGTCATGGGCGGCGATGGCCTCGCGCAGGAAATCATAGCCCTGTTCCGGGCCGTAGCCCTTGAACGAGGCGGCAGAGGCCATCTCGTCCACCGCGGTATGCAGGGCGGTGATGACGGCGGGCGGCAGGGGGCGGGTCACATCGCCGATGCCCAGGCTGATGACGGGCAGGGCGGGGTGCTGCTCCCGGTGCGCGCGGACCCTGGCGGCCACCGTGGCGAAAAGATAGGCGCCGGGCAGTCCGGCGTAATGCTCGTTGCTGCGTATCATGACTAGTCCTCCTGCCCCTGGGCAAGGATGTATTCTCCAGAAAACACGGTGCGGGCCGGGCCGGTCATCAGGATATGCCCCGTCTGTTCGTCCCAGCGGATATCCAGCGTGCCGCCGCGCAGCTGCACCGCCACCTCTCTTCCCGTACGGCCGGTAAGGTGGCAGGCCACGGCCACGGCACAGGCTCCGGTGCCGCAGGCCAGGGTCTCACCGGCGCCCCGTTCCCAGACACGCATGCGCACATGCCCCGCGTCCAGGAGCTGCACGAATTCGGTATTGGTGCGGCTGGGGAACCAGGTATGGTGCTCGAAGGCCGGGCCCACCACAGGCAGGTCCAGACTGTCCACATCGTCCACAAAGACCACGGCATGAGGGTTGCCCATGGACACGCAGGTCACGGCCCATTCACGATCCAGCACCCGCATGGGCTGCCCGATGCACGGACTTTCGGGATCCGACGCCGCGTCGGGGCGGACGGGGATGCGCTGCCGGGCCAGTTCCGGCGTGCCCATGTCCACACAGACACGGGAGGGGCAGCCCCCGTCATCGTCCACACGCTGCAGGAGTTTGATCCCGGCCAGGGTCTCCAGGCGGATGACGGGCCTGCCGGTCAGGGCGTGCTCCCAGGCGAAGCGTCCCACGCAGCGGGAAGCGTTGCCGCACATCTCGGCCTCGCTGCCGTCGGCATTGAACATGCGCATGCGGATGTCGGCCCTGTCCGGCGAGGCGGGGGGCAGGATGAGCACCAGTCCGTCGGAGCCCACACCGTAATGCCGGTCGCTGATGGCGCGGGCCAGTGCGGGGATGTCCGCTTCCGTGAGCCGCAGGTCTTTCGAGAACCCGTCAAGATAGACGTAATCGTTGCCGCAGCCTTCCATCTTGGTGAAGGCGATCTTACGCATGCTCGTTTTCTCCTCGTGCGTGGAACACTTCTTCGGTGGCGGAGGCGGTCTCCGCGTCGTGGGCGGCTTCCGCCTGACGGCGGAGCACGTTCTTGTAATCCAGCGGCATGACCTTGACGAAGAGCGGCAGGGCGGCATCCCAGTTGGCCAGCAGGGACGCGGCCTTGGCACTGCCGGTGCAGGCCGCGTGCTGTTCCACCAGGCGGCGCAGCAGGGCCTGATCCTCTTCCTGCCAGACGGATTCCAGATCCACGCTCTCGATGTTGCAGCGGTTCTGGAAATGCTCGTCCAGGTCGTAGACGAAGGCCGTGCCGCCACTCATGCCGGCAGCGAAATTGTAGCCGGTGCGTCCCAGGACGACGACGGTGCCGCCGGTCATGTATTCGCAGCCGTGGTCGCCCACACCTTCCACCACGGCGCAGGCACCGGAGTTGCGTACGGCAAAGCGTTCCCCGGCCTGGCCGCAGAAATAGGCCTCGCCGGCGGTGGCGCCGTACAGGGCCACGTTGCCGGCCACGGCCTGTTCCGCCGCCACGAAGCGGGCCCCGGCATCGGGGCGGACCACGATGATGCCGCCGGCAAGGCCCTTGCCCGCGTAGTCATTGACGCTGCCTTCCACCTCAAGGGTCACGCCGGGGGCCAGGAAGGCGCCGAGGCTTTGCCCGGCCTGGCCGTGGAAGTGGAGATGCAGGCTGTCCCGGGGCAGGCCGGCGGCCCCGTGGCGCAGGACGATGCTGCCGGAAAGGCGCGCACCCACGGCACGGTCCACATTGCGGATGGTCCGCTCGATACGCAGATGATCGCACTGGCCTGCCAGCACGGGTTCGGCGGCCTGATCCAGATCCTGCTCCAGCACCGTGGGCTCGCAGACACGGGGGAAGCCCCCGGCATGATGTTGTCCGCAGACCGCGTCGGGCGTCCAGAGCAGGCGCGAGAGGTCGAGGGAGGCCGCCCGGCCCGTGATGTCCGTACGCTGCGCCAGCAGATCGGCATGGCCGACGGCCTCGTTCAGGGAGCGGAAGCCCAGGGCGGCCAGTTCGCGGCGCACGTCCCCGGCCAGCAGGCGCAGGAAGCGCATCACATGTTCAGGGCGCCCCTTGAAGCGGGCACGCAGCTTTTCGTCCTGGGTGGCGATGCCCGCCGGGCAGCGGCCCTTCATGCAGCTGCGGCACATGACGCAGCCCATGCTGACCATCAGCGCCGTCCCGAAGGCGAATTCCTCGGCGCCCAGCAGCGCGGCCACGACGACGTCACGGCCGGTGCGCAGCAGGCCGTCGGTCTGGAGGGACACCCGCCGGCGCATGCCGCAGGTCACCAGGGCCTGATGCGCTTCGGACAGGCCGGATTCCCACGGCAGGCCCACATAATGGATGGCGGAATGGGGGCTGGCACCGGTACCGCCGTCATGGCCGGAGATGACCACGCAGTCCGCGCCGGCCTTGGCCACGCCCACGGCGATGGTCCCGACGCCGTTTTCGGCCACCAGCTTGACGGAGATGCGGGCCGAAGGATTGAGGTGACGCAGGTCGTAGATGAGCTGCGCCAGGTCTTCGATGGAGTAGATGTCATGATGCGGCGGCGGGGAGACCAGAGAGACACCGGGCATGGTGGCCCGGACGCGGGCGATGTCCACCGTGACCTTGTAGGCGGGCAGCTGGCCGCCTTCACCGGGCTTGGCGCCCTGGGCCGCCTTGATCTGGATCTCTTCCGCATGGACGAGATATTCCGCCGTGACACCGAAGCGCCCCGAAGCGATCTGGCGGATGCGGGAGCGCGCGTCATGGCGACGGCCGTCCGCATCCGTCCAGGGGGGGTTGCGGGCCGGGTCTTCGCCGCCTTCACCGCAGTTGGAGGGCACGCCGCAGGCATTGCAGCCTTCGGCCAGGGTGCGGTGGGCCTCGTCACTGATGGCACCGTAGGAGATGGCCGCGCCGACGAAATGGCGCAGGATGTCCTCTTCCGGCTCCACGTCGTCCAGGGGGACGGGCATGCGTGCCTGGCCGGGAGCGATCTCCAGCAGGGAGCGGAGGGTGAAGCCCCGGGCTTCCTGCCCGTTGCAGAGCTCGGTGAACGTCTGCCAGGCCGGGGAGGGAGCCTGGCCGCTGCCGTCTTCATTGACGGCCGTGTGCAGGGCACGCACGGTACGGGGCCCCCAGAGGCGTGCCGCAGGGGCGGCAGCGGGCCCGGCGGCATCGTCCCAGGCCTGTGCGTGCCGCAGGGCGGCATCGCGCGCCAGGGTCTCCAGACCGATGCCGGTGATGGAACAGGGCGTGCCCGTGAAATAGCGGTCGATGACATCCTGCGCCAGCCCCAGGGCCTCGAAGGGCTGCGAGCCGCGGAAAGAGCGCAGGGTGGAGATGCCCAGGCGGGCAAAGGCCTTGAGCAGGCCCTTCTTCAGAGCGTTGATGTAGCGTTCCTGGGCGTCTTCCTCGTCGAGAGGACCGGCGTCCGTGCTCAGGCGGCCTTCCCGGGCCATGCGGCGGACGGCATCCAGGGCGGCGTGCGGACAGACGGCATTGACGCCGTAGCCGATGAGCTGTGCCATGTGGATGACTTCGCAGGCTTCACCGCTTTCGGCGATGATGCCGCAGGCGTGGCGCAGCCCGGCACGGATGAGGTGATGATGCAGGCCCGCGCAGGCCAGCAGGGCGGGGATGGGCGCCCTGTCCGCCGTCATGGCCGTATCGCTCACCACAAGGATGGTGGCCCCCTGCGCGATGGCCGTCTCGGCGTCCGCGAACAGGCGGTCGAGGGACGTGCGCAGGGCTTCCCCGTCGCCGTGGGCCGGGAAGGTGGCATCAAGGGTGACGGCCCGGACAGCGGGACGCCGGGAGGCCCGGATCCGGCGCATGTCGTCCGTGGTGAGGAAGGGATGCGGCAGACGCAGGACGGCGCAGCTTTCGGGGCCCGGTTCCAGGATGTTGCCGGCATGGCCGGCATGGCCCATGAGCGACATGGACAGCTGTTCGCGGTACGGGTCGATGGGCGGGTTGGTCACCTGGGCGAAGCGCTGCTTGAACCAGCGGAACAGGGACTGCGGTTCCTCGCTGAGACAGGGCAGGGGCTTGTCCGTCCCCATGGAGCAGACGGGCTCCTGGGCATTTTCGGCCATGGGCACGAGGACCTGCCGCTGCCAGGCGCTGTCGCAGCCGGCCTGGCGCAGACGGCGCTCCAGCGGGGGCAGGGCATGCGCGGCATCGCCCTCTTCGCCCATGCTGTTCAGGGTCTCCAGACGCACGGCATGCTTCTGGAGCCAGCGGCGCCAGGGCTGGGAACGGATGACCTGGCCCTTGATCTCCGCATCAGGCGCGATGCGGTGGTGTTCCACGTCCGCCAGGATCATGCGGCGGGGCTGGAGCTGGCCGCGCTGGATGATGTCCTCTTCGGGCGTATCCACAAGGCCGCTTTCCGAGCCGAGCACCATCAGGCCGTCCCGGGAGACGCTCCAGCGGCAGGGGCGCAGGCCGTTGCGGTCGAGCATGGCGCCCACACGCCGCCAGCCGTCGGTGAAGACGAGGCAGGTGGGGCCGTCCCAGGGCTCCATGAGGGAAGAGTGGTATTCGTAGAAGGCGCGCTTGTTGTCGCCCATGACGAAGGTCGGCCCGAAAGGTTCGGGGATCATCATCATGAGGGCGTGGGGCAGGCTGTAGCCCGCGCGGACGAGCAGTTCCAGCACGTTGTCCAGGGTGCCGGAATCCGAGGTATCGGGATTGATGACCGGCAGGGCGTCCTTCAGATGCGCCCCCAGCAGGGGCGAGGCGAGCACGGCCTCGCGCACGCCCATATGGGCCGCGTTGCCGCGCAGGGTGTTGATCTCGCCGTTATGGGCGGCCAGGCGGAAGGGCTGGGCCAGCGGCCACGAAGGCAGGGTATTGGTGGAAAAACGCTCGTGGAACACGGCAAAGGGCGCGGCGCAGTCCCCGTCCGTCAGGTCGGTATAGAACTCTCCCATCCGGGAGCCGGGGAGCATGCCCTTGTAGACGATGCTCCGGCAGGAGCAGCTGGCCACATAGAACAGGCGGGTGTCCTGCCCCTGTTGGCGCAGTTCCTTCCAGATCAGGTTCTCGGCCATGTGCCGGGCAAGGAACAGGCGGCGTTCAAGGGCTTCAGGATCATGGAGCTCGGCGGCCTCCGGCGAGCTGGTATCCGGCAGGACGAGCAGCTGCAAAAAATCGGGCATGGTCTGGCGGGCGGCGGGGGCCAGCACCTCTTCACGGACAGGGACGTCGCGCTCGTCCTCCACGCGCAGGCCGCAGGCCGTGAAGGTGTCACGGAAGCGTCGCAGGCACGACGCCCGCAGGGCCGCATCCCGGGGCAGGAAAAGCTGGGCCACGGCCCAGGGCGTGGCACAGACCGACAGGGCGGGCCACTGGCGCAGGAAAAAGCCGCGCGGCAGGGGGAAGAGGATGCCGGCGCCGTCACCGTTCTTGCCGTCACCGCCGCCGCGATGGGCCATGCGGGTCATGGCCCCGAGCGCCATGTGCATCACGTCATGACGGCTCTGGCCGTCCAGATAGGCAACAAAACCCACGCCGCAGGCATCGTGCTCCCGGCGGGGATCGAAAAGACCGTTCATATGTCACTCCTGGGAAGGCTGGGGAGTGGAGGGAAAAAGTCCCCGGGCGGGGATGCTCATGCCCGGCCCGGGGAGACAAAGGAACCAGTGAGAGGATCAATGCAGCCAGAGCATCTCCGCATAAGAGGGCAGCGGCCAGACGGCGGCATTGAGCATGCGTTCCAGGGCGTCACAGTGCTCGCGGCAGGCCTGCATGGCAGGGACCACGGCGTCACGGGCGATGCGGGCGGCCGTGTGGGCATCCGCAGCGGCACGCAGCGCGGCGAGCTGCTGTTCCAGAGCAGCCAGGGTGGCGTTCAGGCCCACGGCATGACCGCGCAGGCCGGAGAAGCGTTCTTCCTCCACGGCGGCCTCATCGCTGACGGCCCGGGTCTTGAGCACCAGATCCGCGGCAGTGGCCTGTTCCTGCAGGGCGACGGGCAGGATCTGCGTGCGGCCCATGTCCAGCATGAGCGAGGCCTCGATGGCGATGGTCTTGGCGTAGGTATCCAGCAGGATCTCCTGCCGGGCCAGCATCTCGCGTTCGGAAAGCACGTTCTGGCGCAGGAACACGTCCATCACTTCAGGCGTGTTGTAGCGTTCCAGGGCATCCACCGTGGTGGTCAGGTTGGGCAGGCCGCGGCGGGCCGCCTCAACGGGCCATTCGGCGGAATAGCCGTTGCCGTTGAAGACCACGGCCTGATGCTCGCGGAACAGGCGGGGCAGCAGCTCCTGCAGGGCGGCGTTGAGGCTCGTGCCGGCGCATGTGGCGGCTTCCAGCTCGGTGGCGATATCGTCCAGGGCGCAGGCCA
This is a stretch of genomic DNA from Desulfovibrio piger. It encodes these proteins:
- the gltB gene encoding glutamate synthase large subunit, encoding MNGLFDPRREHDACGVGFVAYLDGQSRHDVMHMALGAMTRMAHRGGGDGKNGDGAGILFPLPRGFFLRQWPALSVCATPWAVAQLFLPRDAALRASCLRRFRDTFTACGLRVEDERDVPVREEVLAPAARQTMPDFLQLLVLPDTSSPEAAELHDPEALERRLFLARHMAENLIWKELRQQGQDTRLFYVASCSCRSIVYKGMLPGSRMGEFYTDLTDGDCAAPFAVFHERFSTNTLPSWPLAQPFRLAAHNGEINTLRGNAAHMGVREAVLASPLLGAHLKDALPVINPDTSDSGTLDNVLELLVRAGYSLPHALMMMIPEPFGPTFVMGDNKRAFYEYHSSLMEPWDGPTCLVFTDGWRRVGAMLDRNGLRPCRWSVSRDGLMVLGSESGLVDTPEEDIIQRGQLQPRRMILADVEHHRIAPDAEIKGQVIRSQPWRRWLQKHAVRLETLNSMGEEGDAAHALPPLERRLRQAGCDSAWQRQVLVPMAENAQEPVCSMGTDKPLPCLSEEPQSLFRWFKQRFAQVTNPPIDPYREQLSMSLMGHAGHAGNILEPGPESCAVLRLPHPFLTTDDMRRIRASRRPAVRAVTLDATFPAHGDGEALRTSLDRLFADAETAIAQGATILVVSDTAMTADRAPIPALLACAGLHHHLIRAGLRHACGIIAESGEACEVIHMAQLIGYGVNAVCPHAALDAVRRMAREGRLSTDAGPLDEEDAQERYINALKKGLLKAFARLGISTLRSFRGSQPFEALGLAQDVIDRYFTGTPCSITGIGLETLARDAALRHAQAWDDAAGPAAAPAARLWGPRTVRALHTAVNEDGSGQAPSPAWQTFTELCNGQEARGFTLRSLLEIAPGQARMPVPLDDVEPEEDILRHFVGAAISYGAISDEAHRTLAEGCNACGVPSNCGEGGEDPARNPPWTDADGRRHDARSRIRQIASGRFGVTAEYLVHAEEIQIKAAQGAKPGEGGQLPAYKVTVDIARVRATMPGVSLVSPPPHHDIYSIEDLAQLIYDLRHLNPSARISVKLVAENGVGTIAVGVAKAGADCVVISGHDGGTGASPHSAIHYVGLPWESGLSEAHQALVTCGMRRRVSLQTDGLLRTGRDVVVAALLGAEEFAFGTALMVSMGCVMCRSCMKGRCPAGIATQDEKLRARFKGRPEHVMRFLRLLAGDVRRELAALGFRSLNEAVGHADLLAQRTDITGRAASLDLSRLLWTPDAVCGQHHAGGFPRVCEPTVLEQDLDQAAEPVLAGQCDHLRIERTIRNVDRAVGARLSGSIVLRHGAAGLPRDSLHLHFHGQAGQSLGAFLAPGVTLEVEGSVNDYAGKGLAGGIIVVRPDAGARFVAAEQAVAGNVALYGATAGEAYFCGQAGERFAVRNSGACAVVEGVGDHGCEYMTGGTVVVLGRTGYNFAAGMSGGTAFVYDLDEHFQNRCNIESVDLESVWQEEDQALLRRLVEQHAACTGSAKAASLLANWDAALPLFVKVMPLDYKNVLRRQAEAAHDAETASATEEVFHARGENEHA